One Sander vitreus isolate 19-12246 chromosome 23, sanVit1, whole genome shotgun sequence DNA window includes the following coding sequences:
- the gpr37b gene encoding prosaposin receptor GPR37b: MSIPALPQRYEEALVRIKTALNNSWTMLILPPRTLFVLLANAHVLLCLRNNGEVRAALSKEDSNTSAYSARTLHGSLRESHQNKAWDRVLSPGYATGASSAELQAQRTIIRGPLNSTHPWKRVIAGETRRIGHSKRDFSRTVTPVEDPNAVSHWDPMRHHNKRIKLNGGFSSTGTPAGGHYNAAKLSSIGRGDGGGGPEEGDRHKRGTKDEQKKALKRGRNRLNKSSAVLAQPHASPWEPIPKPVALTSTDLPFDLFTRRTEFFTFREENPWDATPITPPSSQDFGDEIKNPFYPVTSETYGAYAITCVSGVIFLVGIAGNIAILCIVCQNYYMKSISNSLLANLAVWDFVLIFFCLPMVVFHELTKSWLLGEFTCKVVPYVEVASLGVTTFTLCALCIDRFRAATNVQMYYEMIENCTSTTAKLAVIWIGALLLALPELLIRQLVAEDTGIPDEPPVERCIIRISTSLPDMLYVLGLTYEGARLWWCFGCYFCLPTLFTIGCSLVTARKIRRAEQASVRSNKKQIRLESQMNCTVVALAIVYGACVVPENICNIVSAYMAAGVPEHTMSVLHLLSQLLLFCRAAVTPALLLLLCRPLGRAFLDCCCCCCCNHEPSSATASDDNEHECTTELELSPFSTIRRELSNYTPAGSNC; this comes from the exons ATGAGTATCCCCGCGCTGCCACAGAGGTATGAAGAGGCACTTGTGAGGATTAAAACTGCGCTCAATAATTCCTGGACCATGCTGATTCTGCCGCCTAGGACGTTATTTGTGTTATTAGCCAACGCGCATGTATTATTATGTCTAAGAAACAATGGAGAAGTACGAGCTGCTCTGAGTAAAGAGGACAGCAACACCAGCGCATACTCTGCAAGGACTTTACATGGGTCACTCCGGGAGAGTCATCAAAACAAAGCCTGGGACCGCGTGCTCTCGCCGGGGTACGCCACAGGTGCGTCCTCGGCGGAACTGCAGGCGCAGCGGACAATTATCCGAGGGCCCCTTAACTCCACTCACCCCTGGAAGAGGGTGATTGCAGGAGAAACGAGGCGAATTGGACACAGCAAACGCGACTTCAGTAGGACTGTGACACCCGTGGAGGATCCCAACGCTGTCTCACATTGGGACCCGATGCGCCACCACAATAAAAGGATAAAGTTGAATGGCGGTTTTAGTAGTACGGGGACGCCAGCAGGTGGACACTACAATGCGGCTAAGCTCTCTTCAATAGGCCGGGGAGACGGAGGAGGGGGACCCGAGGAGGGCGACAGGCACAAGAGAGGCACAAAAGACGAGCAGAAGAAAGCCTTGAAGAGGGGGAGAAACCGGCTGAACAAAAGCTCAGCGGTTTTGGCTCAGCCTCACGCGTCGCCGTGGGAACCCATCCCCAAGCCGGTGGCCCTCACCTCCACCGACCTGCCCTTTGACCTCTTCACCAGGAGGACCGAGTTCTTCACTTTCAGAGAGGAGAACCCCTGGGACGCCACGCCGATCACCCCTCCCAGCTCGCAGGATTTCGGGGACGAGATCAAGAATCCCTTTTACCCGGTGACAAGTGAGACTTACGGCGCTTACGCGATCACATGCGTCTCCGGGGTTATCTTCCTGGTGGGGATAGCGGGTAACATTGCCATCCTGTGCATCGTGTGCCAGAACTACTACATGAAGAGCATCTCCAACTCACTGCTGGCCAATTTGGCTGTCTGGGATTTTGTGCTCATCTTCTTCTGCCTGCCCATGGTGGTTTTTCATGAGCTGACAAAGTCCTGGCTGCTGGGGGAATTCACCTGCAAAGTGGTGCCCTATGTGGAG GTGGCCTCCCTTGGTGTGACCACCTTCACCCTGTGCGCTCTGTGCATCGACCGCTTCCGTGCAGCCACCAACGTCCAGATGTACTACGAGATGATCGAGAATTGCACCTCCACTACCGCTAAGCTAGCTGTCATCTGGATTGGTGCTCTCCTATTGGCCCTCCCAGAGCTCCTCATCAGACAGCTGGTGGCAGAGGACACAGGAATCCCAGACGAGCCTCCTGTTGAACGCTGTATTATCAGGATATCCACCTCACTTCCTGACATGCTCTACGTTCTGGGCTTGACCTATGAGGGCGCTCGGCTGTGGTGGTGCTTCGGCTGCTACTTTTGCCTCCCTACCCTCTTCACCATTGGGTGCTCCTTGGTGACCGCACGCAAGATCCGGCGTGCAGAGCAGGCCAGCGTGCGCAGTAACAAGAAGCAGATCCGGCTGGAGAGCCAGATGAACTGCACCGTTGTGGCGCTAGCAATTGTCTACGGTGCGTGCGTGGTGCCTGAGAACATCTGCAACATAGTTTCTGCGTACATGGCGGCTGGTGTTCCTGAGCACACCATGTCTGTGCTCCATCTTCTCTCCCAGCTGCTGCTCTTCTGTCGGGCCGCTGTGACGCCGGCACTGCTGCTTCTCCTGTGTCGCCCGCTGGGCAGGGCCTTCCTggactgctgctgttgctgctgctgtaaccATGAGCCCTCCTCAGCCACTGCCAGTGATGATAACGAACACGAGTGTACCACCGAGCTGGAGCTGTCGCCGTTCAGCACCATCCGCAGGGAGCTGAGTAACTACACACCTGCTGGCTCCAACTGCTAA